The proteins below are encoded in one region of Candidatus Moraniibacteriota bacterium:
- the mnmA gene encoding tRNA 2-thiouridine(34) synthase MnmA: MKIAVLVSGGVDSSVALRLLQEQGHELTAFYLKIWLEDELAFLGECPWEDDLSYVRAVCEQANVPLEVVPFQKEYWERVVAYTIDEVKNGRTPNPDMLCNARIKFGAFYDFIGDRFEKIATGHYARVEASPVIPSKEGIQKENPGSPIGSEMTMKYLLKKTPDAIKDQTYFLSQLSQSQLSRALFPIGEYEKKEVRKLAQKFELPNASRKDSQGICFLGKIPFPAFLKYHLGEKKGNLVEYETGKILGEHPGFWYFTVGQRQGIGLSGGPWYVVRKEPETNTIFISHGEHKEALSRDTFTVENLNWFSTQPENGAELSVKLRHGPEEHLSTIHWKNEKSLEVTLQEKDPGIAEGQFAVFYDGDICLGGGTIL; the protein is encoded by the coding sequence ATGAAAATAGCAGTACTCGTATCGGGAGGAGTGGATAGTTCGGTTGCTTTGCGTTTACTTCAAGAACAAGGGCACGAACTGACAGCTTTCTATCTCAAAATATGGTTGGAAGATGAATTGGCTTTTCTCGGAGAGTGTCCGTGGGAGGATGATTTGTCGTATGTACGAGCGGTTTGTGAACAGGCGAATGTTCCTCTTGAGGTAGTACCATTTCAGAAAGAATATTGGGAGCGAGTCGTCGCATATACGATTGATGAAGTGAAAAATGGTCGTACTCCAAATCCTGATATGCTCTGCAATGCTCGTATCAAGTTTGGTGCATTTTACGATTTCATCGGAGATCGATTTGAGAAAATTGCGACCGGACATTACGCACGAGTTGAAGCTTCTCCTGTCATTCCCTCGAAGGAGGGAATCCAGAAAGAAAATCCTGGATCTCCGATCGGGTCGGAGATGACAATGAAGTATCTTTTGAAAAAAACTCCTGATGCCATCAAAGATCAGACATATTTTCTTTCACAACTCTCCCAGTCACAACTTTCTCGAGCACTCTTTCCGATTGGAGAATACGAAAAAAAAGAGGTACGGAAGTTGGCACAGAAATTCGAACTCCCAAATGCTTCACGTAAAGATAGTCAGGGTATCTGTTTTCTCGGAAAAATTCCTTTCCCTGCTTTTCTGAAATATCACCTCGGTGAAAAAAAGGGGAACCTTGTCGAATATGAAACGGGAAAAATTCTCGGAGAACATCCTGGTTTCTGGTACTTCACCGTGGGACAACGACAAGGTATCGGACTCTCAGGTGGCCCATGGTACGTCGTCCGGAAAGAACCGGAAACCAATACGATATTTATCTCACACGGTGAGCATAAAGAGGCTCTATCTCGGGATACATTCACGGTAGAAAATCTCAATTGGTTTTCTACTCAACCAGAAAATGGTGCCGAACTCTCTGTGAAACTTCGTCACGGACCAGAGGAACATCTCTCTACGATACATTGGAAAAATGAGAAATCTCTCGAAGTTACACTCCAAGAAAAAGATCCCGGTATTGCCGAAGGACAATTCGCAGTTTTTTATGATGGTGACATATGTCTCGGAGGAGGAACGATTTTATAG
- a CDS encoding tRNA-dihydrouridine synthase family protein, with the protein MKPYLGFWEKLEKPFFVLAPMANVTDAVFRRVIAKHGRPDVTWTEFVSADGLCHPKGREALLRDLSYTECERPIVAQLFTAYPEKMFEAAKLVAELGFDGVDINMGCPDKNVMKQGAGATLMKDPLLAQAIIRSAQEGIEASGKHIPISVKTRLGYNEDTLEEWLPKLLEMNIAAITVHARTKKEMSKVPARWERIKRAVEIRNGSASWRSTLIIGNGDVTNLEDARKKVEETGADGVMLGRAIFGNPWLFDKNKKNVTVEEKLRAVIEHTKLFEEVWGDTKSFELMKKHYQAYVNNFPEAKELRMQMMECHTAKEIETIVIQFLNHHKEIV; encoded by the coding sequence ATGAAACCATATCTCGGATTTTGGGAAAAATTGGAAAAACCGTTTTTTGTTCTGGCACCGATGGCCAATGTCACCGATGCTGTTTTTCGTCGTGTGATTGCGAAGCACGGCAGACCAGATGTGACTTGGACAGAATTTGTCTCAGCCGATGGACTTTGCCATCCCAAGGGGAGAGAAGCACTTCTCCGTGACCTTTCTTATACAGAATGCGAGCGACCGATCGTAGCGCAACTGTTTACTGCGTATCCAGAAAAGATGTTTGAGGCAGCGAAACTTGTCGCAGAACTCGGATTTGATGGTGTTGATATCAATATGGGATGTCCTGATAAGAACGTGATGAAGCAAGGAGCAGGTGCGACGCTTATGAAAGATCCTCTTCTTGCTCAGGCTATTATTCGTTCTGCTCAGGAAGGAATAGAGGCTTCGGGGAAACATATTCCAATATCTGTGAAAACACGATTGGGATACAATGAAGACACTCTCGAAGAATGGTTGCCGAAATTACTCGAGATGAATATTGCAGCAATCACGGTGCATGCTCGAACGAAAAAAGAAATGTCGAAAGTGCCTGCCAGATGGGAGCGAATCAAGCGCGCAGTAGAAATCAGAAACGGATCCGCCAGCTGGCGGAGCACTCTCATTATTGGCAACGGTGATGTGACGAATTTGGAAGATGCTCGAAAAAAAGTGGAAGAAACCGGAGCTGATGGAGTGATGCTCGGAAGAGCTATTTTTGGTAACCCGTGGTTGTTTGATAAAAACAAAAAAAATGTGACCGTCGAAGAGAAGTTACGAGCAGTGATAGAACATACAAAACTTTTCGAAGAGGTATGGGGCGACACAAAAAGTTTCGAACTCATGAAGAAACACTATCAAGCATACGTCAATAACTTTCCGGAGGCCAAAGAACTCCGCATGCAGATGATGGAGTGTCATACGGCAAAAGAAATAGAAACGATCGTGATACAATTTTTGAATCACCATAAAGAAATTGTATGA
- a CDS encoding ferredoxin: protein MGTKKITVCHKRNDCIGCGSCALVAPDRWQMNEEDGKADLKDGEWKGDEFVVAKINEEEYTKNEEAADACPVGIIRVD from the coding sequence ATGGGAACAAAAAAAATAACAGTCTGTCATAAACGAAATGATTGCATCGGATGTGGATCGTGCGCTCTCGTCGCGCCTGATCGATGGCAGATGAATGAAGAAGATGGGAAAGCAGATCTCAAGGATGGAGAATGGAAAGGTGATGAATTCGTCGTGGCGAAAATAAATGAAGAAGAGTATACAAAAAATGAAGAAGCGGCTGACGCCTGTCCAGTAGGGATTATACGGGTGGATTAG
- a CDS encoding U32 family peptidase has protein sequence MIDPKNVEIMAPAGSFESLAAAIKGGCNSVYFGVTQLNMRARAAANLTLADLAEVAEICQKKKVKTYLAVNTLLYDHDTKIMRKLVDAAKENHIDAIIAFDFATIQYCNEIGIPVHVSVQFSVSNFESLKFFAGMTNRVVLARELTLDQIRAIYERIEEEQLMGREGRLMEIEAFVHGALCVAQSGRCFMSGYTDNASANRGACLQNCRKEYKVTDMETGKELILDNHYVMSAADICTIDFLDELLKSGVQTWKIEGRGRSPEYVYTVVKTYRQALTDIENGTYTKEKIEKYFSDLKTVYHRGLSKGNYYLGKELEAYSDVHGSQATKEKLFVGTVKKYFAKVGVAEMIIDAGMLFVGDEIRILGATTGVYEGVIGEFRDADMRPIQSGKKGDVVTFPVTERVRVNDAVYIWKDKK, from the coding sequence ATGATTGATCCAAAAAATGTCGAAATAATGGCTCCAGCTGGGAGTTTCGAGAGTCTGGCAGCTGCCATCAAAGGTGGGTGTAACAGCGTGTATTTTGGTGTGACTCAGCTCAATATGCGTGCGAGAGCCGCTGCCAATCTCACGCTTGCTGACCTCGCAGAAGTAGCCGAGATTTGTCAGAAAAAAAAGGTGAAGACTTATCTCGCGGTCAATACGCTCCTCTATGATCATGATACGAAGATTATGAGGAAGCTTGTTGATGCTGCCAAAGAAAATCATATTGACGCTATCATCGCTTTTGATTTTGCGACGATACAGTATTGTAATGAGATTGGTATTCCTGTACATGTGTCAGTACAATTTTCTGTTTCCAATTTTGAATCACTGAAATTTTTTGCTGGCATGACAAACAGGGTGGTGCTCGCTCGTGAATTGACACTCGATCAGATCAGGGCTATTTATGAGCGTATTGAAGAAGAACAACTTATGGGACGAGAAGGACGCTTGATGGAGATCGAGGCATTTGTCCATGGAGCGCTTTGTGTGGCTCAATCAGGCCGTTGTTTCATGAGTGGATACACAGATAATGCTTCTGCGAATAGGGGAGCTTGCCTCCAAAATTGTCGTAAAGAATACAAGGTGACCGATATGGAAACTGGCAAAGAGCTTATTCTTGACAATCATTATGTGATGAGCGCGGCTGATATCTGCACGATAGATTTTCTTGATGAACTCTTGAAATCTGGTGTGCAGACCTGGAAGATAGAGGGTCGTGGACGCTCTCCTGAATACGTCTACACCGTGGTCAAGACATATAGGCAGGCATTGACTGACATCGAAAACGGTACCTATACGAAAGAAAAGATTGAAAAGTATTTCTCTGATTTGAAAACAGTGTATCACCGTGGACTTTCAAAAGGGAATTATTATCTTGGAAAAGAATTGGAAGCGTATAGTGATGTTCATGGATCACAAGCGACGAAAGAAAAACTTTTTGTTGGAACAGTGAAAAAATATTTTGCCAAAGTTGGTGTCGCAGAAATGATCATTGATGCGGGCATGCTTTTTGTTGGCGATGAGATCCGCATTCTTGGAGCGACGACAGGGGTGTATGAAGGGGTGATTGGTGAATTTCGTGATGCAGACATGAGGCCTATACAGAGCGGAAAAAAGGGTGATGTCGTGACCTTCCCAGTGACTGAGCGTGTACGTGTGAATGATGCGGTGTATATATGGAAAGACAAGAAGTAA
- a CDS encoding Rrf2 family transcriptional regulator, protein MKISKKSYYGLRAILALAQTEKPLSIHLLAEKEHLPEMYLEKILQALRKANLVTAHKGVSGGYVLARRAEKISVWDVMAPLDGPTKIVPSPLRGTLPCLQVSHCQTNEVWRTLENKIENTLSKISLASLIPKNIS, encoded by the coding sequence ATGAAAATTTCTAAGAAATCATATTACGGACTGAGAGCTATTCTCGCTCTCGCACAGACAGAAAAACCGCTTTCTATTCATCTACTCGCTGAGAAAGAACATTTGCCAGAAATGTATCTCGAGAAGATTCTTCAAGCACTACGGAAAGCAAACCTCGTGACAGCGCACAAGGGTGTCTCAGGAGGATATGTACTCGCTCGTCGTGCTGAAAAAATAAGCGTCTGGGACGTCATGGCCCCACTCGATGGTCCGACAAAAATAGTTCCCTCCCCACTCCGAGGAACACTTCCTTGTCTCCAGGTCAGTCACTGTCAGACCAACGAAGTCTGGCGGACGCTCGAAAACAAAATAGAAAACACGCTCTCAAAAATATCTCTCGCTAGTCTTATTCCAAAAAATATCTCCTAA
- the sufC gene encoding Fe-S cluster assembly ATPase SufC → MITLEKLSVSIEGKKILHDISFGFKEGRTYAIMGPNGSGKSTLASAIMGHPSIVYSRTSKILVKGKNIKTISPDKRSRMGIFLSFQTPMTLSGVTVFELLRLALEKQMDPVVLHKKVAEYAKELHIKEELLKRSLNDGFSGGEKKKLEALQAVLLSPSFALFDEIDTGVDVDALQTISHFLKKYLPKTTTTVFITHSTRLLKYIKPQEVLVIKEGRLIKTGTGLLARKIEEKGFESIK, encoded by the coding sequence ATGATCACTCTCGAAAAACTCTCCGTTTCTATTGAAGGGAAAAAAATACTTCATGATATTTCGTTTGGTTTCAAAGAAGGACGAACCTATGCCATCATGGGACCGAACGGCTCAGGCAAATCCACTCTTGCAAGCGCCATTATGGGACACCCGAGTATTGTCTATTCTCGCACATCAAAGATTCTGGTTAAAGGCAAAAATATCAAAACAATTTCTCCTGATAAACGCTCAAGAATGGGTATTTTCCTCTCTTTCCAAACACCGATGACACTTTCTGGTGTGACGGTTTTTGAACTCCTTCGTCTCGCTCTTGAAAAGCAGATGGATCCAGTCGTTCTTCACAAGAAGGTAGCAGAATATGCCAAGGAACTCCATATCAAAGAAGAGCTACTGAAACGCTCACTCAATGATGGATTTTCTGGTGGAGAAAAAAAGAAACTCGAAGCGTTGCAAGCAGTACTCCTCTCCCCATCATTTGCTCTCTTTGATGAAATCGATACTGGTGTGGATGTCGATGCACTCCAAACTATTTCTCATTTTTTGAAAAAATATCTTCCAAAGACAACCACGACTGTTTTCATTACACATTCCACTCGTCTCCTCAAATATATCAAGCCACAAGAAGTACTCGTAATCAAAGAAGGTCGCCTCATAAAAACAGGCACCGGTCTCCTCGCGAGAAAAATCGAGGAAAAGGGATTTGAATCTATCAAGTAA
- the sufB gene encoding Fe-S cluster assembly protein SufB, translating into MKVTKKENVDLGDYKYGFAMPEHSVHKTNLGLNRRIVSEISEVKNETPWMRDIRLRAYEIFKEKPMPRWGADLSKIDFDAITYYLKATDKQVTSWDDLPKDIKDTYDRIGVPESEKKFLAGVSAQYESEVVYESMSRELERLGVIFCDMDTAVKKYPELVKEYFGTLIPTNDNKFAALNTAVWSGGSFVYVPKGVKVDLPLQAYFRINAEAFGQFERTLIIAEEGSSVHYVEGCTAPIYTTSSLHSAVVEIFVKKNAHVRYTTVQNWSKNIFNLVTKRARAEENAVMEWVDCNLGSGVTMKYPAVYLTGRGAHGEVLSIAYAGKDQHQDAGAKMVHLAPNTTSRVISKSVSKDGGRTSYRGLVHIGRGAKNARASVVCDALLLDDISRSDTYPTMSIKENTAIFEHEATVEKIGEEKLFYLTSRGIKKEDAEGLLVNGFIDPVVKEIPLEYSIELNRLINMNMEGSIG; encoded by the coding sequence ATGAAAGTTACCAAGAAAGAAAATGTTGATCTCGGCGATTATAAGTACGGTTTTGCTATGCCTGAACATTCAGTCCATAAGACCAATTTAGGCTTGAATAGAAGGATTGTCAGTGAAATATCAGAAGTGAAAAATGAAACTCCTTGGATGCGAGATATACGTCTTCGTGCCTACGAAATTTTCAAAGAAAAACCAATGCCACGCTGGGGGGCAGATCTTTCCAAAATTGATTTTGATGCTATTACCTACTATCTCAAAGCAACTGACAAACAAGTGACGAGCTGGGATGATCTCCCAAAAGATATCAAAGATACATACGATCGCATCGGCGTACCAGAATCTGAAAAAAAATTCTTGGCAGGTGTTTCGGCTCAGTATGAATCAGAAGTCGTGTATGAAAGCATGAGCCGAGAATTAGAAAGACTCGGTGTCATCTTTTGTGATATGGATACAGCTGTGAAAAAATATCCAGAACTCGTCAAAGAATATTTCGGGACGCTTATTCCAACCAATGATAATAAATTCGCCGCACTCAACACTGCCGTGTGGTCAGGTGGCTCATTCGTCTATGTTCCAAAAGGGGTGAAAGTCGATCTCCCTCTTCAGGCATATTTTCGTATCAATGCCGAAGCCTTTGGTCAGTTCGAAAGAACGCTTATTATCGCTGAGGAAGGCAGTTCTGTGCACTATGTCGAAGGTTGTACGGCTCCTATTTATACGACTTCATCACTCCATTCAGCTGTTGTGGAAATATTTGTAAAAAAGAATGCTCATGTGCGTTATACGACTGTTCAAAATTGGAGTAAAAATATTTTCAATCTTGTAACCAAGAGAGCTCGGGCAGAAGAAAATGCCGTGATGGAATGGGTAGATTGTAATCTTGGTTCTGGTGTCACGATGAAATATCCTGCTGTCTATCTCACGGGACGTGGCGCTCACGGAGAAGTCCTCTCTATCGCCTATGCCGGAAAAGATCAACACCAGGATGCAGGAGCTAAAATGGTCCACCTCGCACCAAACACCACTTCACGTGTGATATCCAAATCTGTTTCCAAAGATGGCGGTCGTACATCCTATCGTGGTCTCGTCCATATCGGCCGTGGCGCAAAAAATGCTCGCGCATCGGTCGTCTGTGATGCCCTCCTCCTCGACGATATTTCACGATCAGATACCTATCCAACAATGTCAATAAAAGAAAATACTGCCATATTTGAACATGAAGCAACAGTAGAAAAAATAGGTGAAGAGAAGCTTTTTTACCTCACTTCACGCGGTATCAAGAAAGAAGATGCAGAGGGGCTCCTCGTCAATGGTTTCATCGATCCAGTGGTGAAAGAAATCCCTCTCGAATATTCGATAGAATTAAATAGACTCATCAATATGAATATGGAAGGTTCGATTGGATAA
- a CDS encoding SufD family Fe-S cluster assembly protein produces MKYLDISQDNRTTYVLKENESCIFFLFNRSGDITFNLSGIGAAAHIFCFFIGKNAEKHSLHITQNHRAPQTISHALIKSTASDTSVCEYEGTLFIEKNAVQSDASQESRAILLSPDATVSMKPTLEILTHDVKCSHKATSGPIDPESLFFAQSRGLSYAEAEQLLITGFWNDALERINKLDINEEEREIIKKYL; encoded by the coding sequence ATGAAATATTTAGATATCTCACAAGATAATAGGACAACCTACGTTCTCAAAGAAAATGAGAGCTGTATTTTCTTCTTGTTCAATCGTTCCGGCGACATCACTTTCAATCTTTCCGGCATCGGAGCAGCGGCTCATATTTTTTGTTTCTTCATCGGAAAAAATGCAGAAAAACATTCACTCCACATCACACAAAACCATCGGGCTCCACAGACTATTTCTCATGCACTTATCAAAAGTACTGCTTCTGATACATCAGTATGTGAATACGAAGGCACTCTCTTTATCGAGAAAAATGCTGTGCAGAGCGATGCCTCCCAAGAAAGTCGGGCTATTCTCCTTTCTCCTGATGCTACCGTGTCGATGAAACCAACTCTGGAAATCCTCACTCACGATGTAAAATGCTCACATAAAGCCACTTCTGGTCCGATCGATCCTGAATCACTTTTCTTTGCACAGTCACGAGGACTTTCCTACGCAGAAGCAGAACAACTCCTCATCACTGGATTTTGGAATGATGCCCTCGAAAGAATAAATAAATTGGATATCAATGAAGAAGAAAGAGAAATAATAAAAAAATATTTATGA
- a CDS encoding SufS family cysteine desulfurase produces MIHPETIKKDFPIFAHHPDLIYLDSAATALKPQVVIDAEKEYLEQYSTNIARGVYPLAETATEKCDMTREKIAHFIGAGSADEIIFTSGTTDGINLVALLLETHVSEGDNIITTEMEHHSNFLPWKELAERTKADFRVISLTQTGEIDIERLKQSIDEKTKIVAFSAVSNVLGTINPVQEITALIKNINRDIMVVIDGAQAIAHNTINVTEWDIDFLAFSGHKMFGPTGIGVLYGRKSILNTLAPIIFGGGMVLDSCAEKTLYKEAPYRFEAGTPHIGGIIALGMAIHYIQSLGLENIRKHEQSLTTYALERLEKAFGDAITLLGPKNIAIRGGIISFVMAGVHPHDIAAVLGEHNICVRAGEHCTTPLHRSLGLNATTRISLSIYNTERDIDRLVDVLKEVQTMFR; encoded by the coding sequence ATGATTCATCCAGAAACAATCAAAAAAGATTTTCCCATTTTCGCTCATCATCCAGATCTGATCTATCTCGATTCGGCGGCAACTGCCCTCAAGCCACAGGTTGTTATTGATGCAGAAAAAGAATATCTCGAACAGTATTCGACCAATATTGCTCGTGGTGTCTATCCCCTCGCTGAAACAGCGACGGAGAAATGTGATATGACACGAGAGAAAATCGCTCACTTTATCGGGGCCGGAAGTGCTGACGAAATTATTTTCACGTCTGGAACAACAGATGGCATCAACCTCGTCGCTTTATTACTCGAAACACACGTGAGTGAAGGTGACAATATCATCACAACGGAGATGGAACATCATTCAAATTTTCTCCCCTGGAAAGAATTGGCGGAGAGAACAAAGGCCGACTTCCGTGTGATTTCTCTCACACAAACAGGTGAAATAGATATTGAAAGATTGAAACAATCCATAGACGAAAAAACAAAAATCGTCGCTTTTTCAGCTGTTTCCAACGTCCTCGGAACTATCAATCCTGTGCAGGAAATAACCGCTCTCATAAAAAATATCAATAGGGATATCATGGTCGTCATCGATGGTGCGCAGGCGATTGCTCACAATACCATCAACGTGACAGAATGGGATATTGATTTTCTCGCCTTCTCCGGACACAAGATGTTTGGTCCGACAGGTATCGGCGTGCTCTATGGAAGGAAAAGTATTCTCAATACTCTCGCTCCGATCATTTTTGGTGGTGGTATGGTACTGGATAGTTGTGCGGAAAAAACACTCTACAAAGAAGCGCCATATCGTTTCGAAGCAGGAACACCTCATATTGGCGGTATTATCGCTCTCGGGATGGCTATTCATTATATACAGTCTCTCGGTCTCGAGAATATTCGTAAACACGAACAATCCCTCACTACTTACGCTCTCGAGAGATTGGAAAAGGCTTTCGGCGACGCCATCACTCTTCTCGGACCAAAAAATATCGCTATACGAGGTGGTATTATAAGCTTCGTCATGGCAGGTGTACATCCTCATGATATCGCTGCTGTCCTCGGCGAACACAATATTTGTGTCCGAGCAGGAGAACATTGTACTACACCCCTTCATAGAAGCCTCGGCCTCAATGCCACTACACGTATCTCTCTTTCGATCTATAATACTGAAAGAGATATCGATAGGCTTGTCGATGTCCTCAAAGAAGTCCAAACAATGTTCAGATAA
- a CDS encoding SUF system NifU family Fe-S cluster assembly protein, protein MSLYQDLILDHYRNPRNQGTLKSATHSAEAANLSCGDRLHIDIIVKNDIIEDVRFSGSGCAISQASASLLTESVKKMPIEKALALEPKDILELLGVTLSPTRLKCGLLSLETLKKTLRT, encoded by the coding sequence ATGTCTCTTTATCAAGATCTCATCCTCGATCACTATCGCAACCCTCGAAACCAAGGGACACTGAAAAGTGCGACCCACAGTGCTGAAGCTGCCAATCTCTCCTGCGGAGACAGGCTCCATATAGACATAATCGTGAAAAATGATATCATAGAAGATGTAAGGTTTTCTGGTTCTGGTTGTGCTATTTCCCAGGCATCAGCATCACTCTTGACTGAATCCGTCAAAAAAATGCCTATTGAAAAAGCGCTCGCACTCGAGCCTAAGGATATCCTCGAGCTTCTCGGAGTCACGCTCTCGCCTACTCGGCTCAAATGTGGACTCCTCTCTCTCGAGACACTTAAGAAAACACTACGTACTTAG
- a CDS encoding ferredoxin encodes MSQWKDDTKPHGPVTLANGWTIEVDANACIGAAPCAAMAAKTFGLNDDGKADVLATADEDSKETILNAARACPVAAIIIKDETGKVIFPE; translated from the coding sequence ATGTCACAATGGAAAGACGACACAAAGCCACACGGACCAGTAACCCTCGCCAATGGCTGGACTATAGAAGTCGATGCTAATGCCTGTATCGGAGCTGCTCCTTGCGCTGCCATGGCTGCCAAAACTTTTGGATTAAATGATGACGGAAAAGCTGATGTTCTCGCCACTGCTGACGAAGATAGTAAAGAAACAATTCTCAATGCTGCTCGTGCCTGTCCTGTCGCAGCCATCATTATCAAGGATGAAACTGGAAAAGTTATTTTCCCAGAATAA
- a CDS encoding iron-sulfur cluster assembly protein: MSPKKTSLKNKVIEKLKLVLDPELGISIWELGLIYEVIVNKEGVCVITMTLTTIGCPLFAQIQKEIEDRVMEIPEIEEVKIDLVFDPPWSVEKMSEDAKIRLGLD; the protein is encoded by the coding sequence ATGTCTCCAAAGAAAACTTCTCTCAAAAACAAAGTTATAGAAAAACTCAAGCTCGTCCTCGATCCGGAGCTCGGTATTTCTATCTGGGAACTTGGTCTCATCTATGAGGTTATTGTCAACAAAGAAGGTGTTTGTGTTATCACGATGACACTCACGACTATCGGTTGTCCCCTCTTTGCGCAGATACAGAAAGAGATCGAGGATCGTGTGATGGAAATACCTGAAATCGAGGAAGTGAAAATCGACCTCGTCTTCGATCCACCGTGGAGTGTCGAAAAAATGTCCGAGGACGCCAAAATCCGCCTCGGTTTGGATTAA
- a CDS encoding thiamine pyrophosphate-dependent enzyme: MIDKKLYDMPKGTDMAWCPGCGNFPILNIVKMALSELDRAPQDVVICSGIGQAAKTPHYLRVNYFNGLHGRALPPAIAIKNVNPKLTVIAESGDGDTYGEGGNHFMHTIRRNPDITNIVHDNMIYGLTKGQASPMSEKGLKNPIQPDGVIVDQFNPLAVALSLDATFVARAFTGDILQTKEIIKAAILHKGYALIDVLQPCVVFNKQNTYQWFKEKGYYVDEAHDKTDKMKALELAFDLDRLALGIIYQREGKPSYETLVREGNEPMFERVLDTAALNTLIKSYK; the protein is encoded by the coding sequence ATGATAGACAAAAAGCTCTACGATATGCCGAAGGGGACGGATATGGCTTGGTGTCCAGGCTGTGGCAATTTTCCTATTCTCAATATCGTGAAAATGGCCTTGTCTGAGCTCGATAGAGCGCCACAGGACGTGGTGATATGTTCTGGTATCGGTCAGGCTGCCAAGACCCCACACTACCTGCGCGTGAATTATTTCAATGGTCTTCACGGACGAGCGCTCCCACCAGCGATAGCTATCAAAAATGTAAATCCAAAACTGACAGTCATCGCAGAGAGTGGTGATGGTGATACTTATGGTGAGGGAGGCAATCATTTTATGCACACGATCCGTCGTAATCCTGATATCACGAATATTGTCCATGACAACATGATTTACGGTTTGACGAAGGGTCAAGCATCGCCAATGAGTGAGAAGGGACTCAAAAATCCGATTCAGCCAGACGGAGTGATCGTCGATCAGTTTAATCCTCTTGCAGTAGCGCTGTCACTTGATGCGACATTTGTCGCACGTGCTTTCACGGGAGATATTTTACAGACAAAAGAAATTATTAAAGCAGCGATTCTTCACAAAGGCTATGCTCTCATCGATGTTCTTCAGCCGTGCGTCGTGTTCAATAAGCAGAATACTTACCAGTGGTTCAAGGAAAAAGGCTATTACGTGGATGAGGCTCATGATAAAACTGATAAAATGAAAGCCCTTGAATTGGCTTTTGATCTCGATCGTCTCGCTCTCGGTATCATCTATCAGCGAGAAGGAAAGCCTTCTTATGAAACTCTTGTTCGCGAAGGCAATGAGCCGATGTTTGAGAGAGTTCTAGACACCGCTGCTCTCAATACCCTGATCAAGAGTTATAAATAG